From a single Synergistaceae bacterium genomic region:
- the grpE gene encoding nucleotide exchange factor GrpE → MFGLLKKTEKIQEELRQGMISDVERIVVKPLASIYSSNTALVDRLAELEEQIRQAQRQERRRQTAIESILETEGKILEAQERVIEERMEEKMEEKMETPPPLEAIMALADNLALACLSKPKDPASSILQGKLTDLLACYGLSLITDVGNAFDPERHEACAARRNSTRPENTVLEVVRPGFLAKGKVMRYAMVVVNRYDAEPEDKGLDRGPNTQLNAPPLYQMYRNESASWEGKIYD, encoded by the coding sequence ATGTTCGGTCTTTTGAAAAAAACGGAAAAGATACAAGAGGAACTGAGGCAAGGCATGATCTCGGATGTGGAAAGAATTGTCGTGAAGCCTCTCGCATCCATTTATTCCTCGAACACCGCCCTGGTCGACCGCTTGGCCGAGCTGGAGGAGCAAATACGGCAGGCACAGCGCCAGGAACGGCGGAGACAGACAGCCATAGAATCTATTCTCGAAACCGAGGGAAAAATTCTGGAGGCGCAAGAACGCGTAATAGAAGAGAGAATGGAAGAAAAAATGGAAGAGAAAATGGAGACGCCACCTCCTCTGGAAGCCATCATGGCCTTGGCCGACAACCTCGCTTTAGCCTGTCTTTCCAAACCTAAGGATCCAGCGTCCTCCATCCTCCAGGGCAAATTAACAGACCTCTTGGCCTGTTATGGCCTGTCGCTAATAACGGACGTGGGAAACGCCTTCGACCCCGAAAGACACGAGGCCTGCGCCGCGCGCCGCAACTCCACCCGCCCCGAGAACACCGTGCTGGAGGTGGTGCGCCCTGGCTTTCTCGCGAAGGGCAAGGTTATGCGTTACGCCATGGTGGTCGTCAACCGCTACGACGCGGAGCCGGAGGACAAAGGTCTGGATAGAGGCCCGAATACGCAACTGAACGCGCCACCTTTGTATCAAATGTATCGAAACGAAAGCGCTTCTTGGGAAGGGAAGATTTATGATTGA
- a CDS encoding ABC transporter permease translates to MFEILKTSFRSLFANKTRSILTMLGIIIGVGAVITMVALGSGAASIMDKFVAGMGSNLVLLFPGTARTGASRQAAGSAATLTLADADILRRESLLVAEVVPETYGSSQLVYGNRNWNTTTLGGTPGLLDVREWSVAEGQSFSDADVSMASKVCLLGDTVAKNLFGDEDPVGKILRVRRVPFRVVGVLGAKGPTPWGSDQDDFVVVPITTAQRRLFRSGIPGAVRRITVQAMDRESVSAMQEEIRGILRQRHRLPDGVEDDFVLRNMTQILENAAASTRVMGLLLGSVASISLLVGGIGIMNIMLVSVSERTREIGIRMAVGARPLDVRIQFLAEAVSLSILGGAIGILGGVGASRALTEIFEWPTVVSTSSILLAVGFSAAVGVFFGFWPAWKASNLDPIDALRYE, encoded by the coding sequence ATGTTTGAAATTCTGAAAACCTCTTTTCGCTCTCTTTTCGCGAACAAAACACGCTCGATCCTGACCATGCTGGGGATTATCATCGGCGTGGGGGCAGTAATCACTATGGTCGCCCTGGGGAGCGGCGCGGCGTCCATCATGGACAAATTCGTTGCCGGCATGGGGTCGAACCTGGTGCTCCTTTTTCCCGGCACGGCTCGGACCGGAGCCAGCCGGCAGGCCGCGGGCAGCGCCGCAACGCTGACCCTGGCGGACGCGGATATTTTGCGAAGAGAGAGCCTTCTGGTAGCGGAAGTGGTTCCTGAGACCTACGGAAGCTCTCAATTGGTCTACGGCAACCGCAACTGGAACACGACAACCCTGGGGGGAACGCCGGGGCTGCTAGATGTGCGTGAATGGAGCGTGGCCGAGGGACAGTCCTTTTCCGATGCCGACGTGAGCATGGCGTCCAAGGTCTGTCTTCTGGGGGACACCGTCGCGAAAAATCTCTTTGGAGACGAGGACCCAGTGGGCAAAATTTTGCGCGTCCGGCGAGTTCCCTTTCGGGTGGTGGGTGTGCTGGGGGCCAAGGGACCCACCCCCTGGGGCAGCGACCAGGACGACTTCGTGGTTGTTCCGATCACGACAGCCCAACGGCGCCTCTTCCGTAGCGGCATTCCGGGCGCGGTGCGACGCATCACCGTCCAGGCGATGGACAGGGAGTCCGTTTCCGCCATGCAGGAGGAGATCCGAGGCATCCTGCGCCAGCGTCATCGCTTGCCCGATGGAGTCGAGGACGACTTCGTTCTCCGAAACATGACCCAAATTCTCGAAAACGCGGCAGCCTCCACTCGTGTCATGGGGTTGTTGCTAGGGTCGGTGGCGTCAATTTCTCTCTTGGTTGGGGGTATCGGCATCATGAATATCATGTTGGTGTCGGTCAGCGAGCGAACGAGGGAGATCGGGATTCGCATGGCCGTGGGCGCGAGACCCTTGGACGTGCGGATCCAGTTTTTGGCGGAGGCCGTTTCACTGTCGATTCTGGGGGGTGCCATAGGCATTTTAGGGGGCGTGGGCGCGTCTCGGGCCCTCACGGAGATTTTTGAGTGGCCCACCGTTGTCTCTACGAGTTCTATTTTGCTGGCGGTAGGGTTTTCCGCAGCGGTGGGTGTGTTCTTCGGTTTTTGGCCCGCGTGGAAAGCCTCAAATTTGGACCCGATTGACGCGCTAAGATACGAGTGA